TGGTTTGGTTTTTTTGCAAGACCCATTGCTGGAGACCTTGTAAAAGGGAAAGCAGGAGAATTTCTTAAAGACTTCTGGCCACAGGTTGGTTATGTGAAAGACCCATTTACAAAACAAGAAAGCACTGAATTTATAAGAGCTTATTCGACCCCCGGTGCAACAACCGGCAGCTTTTCCTGGTTTGGTGCATTTCCTCAGGATGCCAAAGACAATCTTGAATTCAGTAAGCACAAACTTGAAATGCCGCTGTTGGCTATGGGTGCTGAGTATTCTGCGGCCTCCTATTTTGGAGACCATTGCAGACTCGTTGCAAACGATGTTACAGAAGTTGTCATCAAGGGATCCGGCCATTGGATAGTACAAGAAGGTACTGACCAAGTTTTAAAGGGCTTGCAAGATTTTTTTGAAAAGTAAAATATAATTTAAACCCGCAGGCTGTTCCTGCTAATAACTAAAACCATGTATTTCGCTAAAATTTTAAACCGAACAATTTCCCCGAAATTTCAATTCTGCCTTATAATTGGATTAAAAATAAATATTATATCAGCAAATGCTCAGTCAGATAAAAATGGGCAGCTGCGCATGACACATCAGGAAATTATGAATGCAAAGACAACCGGGACAAAAGCTCCCGGATCTTCTAACTTAGGTGCCGTACAGGAAATCGTCATTCATGGGGATCCTTCCAAACCAGGTCTTTATACCATTTTATTAAAAGTGGCTGCCAATACGAAAATCTCTGCACATCATCATCCCGATGATCGGGTAGGTACTGTAGTGTCTGGGACCTGGTATTTCGGATACGGTGATAAATTTGATAAAGACAAATTAAAAAAACTACCGGTTGGAAGTGTTTACTCGGAAGTTCAAAAGCAAAATCATTTTGCAATGACAGGGAACATCCCGGTTATTGTTGAGATCACAGGATATGGCCCTTCGGGAGTAACTTTTGTAAACCCAAAAGATGATCCGAAAAGATAGTGTATTTTATTTATGTATTCTATGTTTTTATTTCTTCCTTGTAAACAATTGTCATTATGTAAATGATAATTTACCTGACCCAATTGGGTTGAATTTTATTGCCATGCCCTTATAAAGTCGTTAGCAACTATACTTGTAAAAATAGAGCTGTGTTGATTTGCTTTATTTTTTTGCCCTTACTACTGTACAACCAATTGCTTTTGTAGAGATAACTGTTAAGGCTTTGCCAGCATTCAGTTCATTTATTGCATCTTCAATATAGTGGGTGCGGGTTGTATTTACCTCCTGCGGATCATCATCCAATGCTCCGGTATACTCAATTACAAGCCCTTTATCAGTTTTCTTGACAAGGAAAAAGTGAGGCGTTTTGGCTGCGCCATAAAGATTAGTTATTTTCTGCCCCGGATCAAACAAGTATGGAAAAGTATATTTCTTTGATGCCGCTCTTTCCTTCATTTTTTCAAAGCTGTTCCCTTTTGAAAGTTCAGGATCGTTCGGATTAACTGCAATCACAGGATAGCCAAAGGGTGTTGATTTCGCATTTAGGGCAATGATCCGTTGCTCATAAGCCTGTGCATATGGGCAGGTATTGCACGTAAAGACAACAACAAAGCCTTTGGCTTTTGGAAAATCGTCGAAGCCGACTATTTTGCCATCTACGTTTTTAAGTTTAATATCAGGAGCTGTAGTGCCAGCTGTTAGCGTCTTGATCTGCGCTGTAGCAGAGAACGACAAAAATGTCAGCAAGATAATAATGTAATTTTTCATAGCTATTTTATTTGTTGATAGGTATTAATTAATTCTTGAAAGGTGAATTCCTGCTCTTTAAATATACGTTTACTCTTTACTTTATTGATGAATAATGTAGCTGGTAAAGCACCTGACCAGTCTTTATCTATTCGTTCAATGTATGCCTGCTGATTATTTTCATTTAGTAGATATACTTCATTTTTTAGTTTCAGACTCTTTACAATGGGAACAACAGTACTGGTAAGTTTGGATTTAAAATCCAGGCTGATCAGCAGGACTTTTACTTTATCTTTTCTAGTGGTCTGACTCAGCTTTTCGAAGTAAGGTAATTCCTTCAGGCAAGGAGCACACCAACTCGCCCAGAAATTAATCACATACACGGTATCCCCACCCTTTGTGATCCGCTGATCTAGTTGATCCAAAGTAAGCAGTTTCACCGTCTGACCCATTACTGTAAATGAGCAAAAGGTAATTATCATTAGTAGAAATACAATTTGTAATTTCCTCATATACAAAGCTATTTAGAAAATTTGAAGATTCCGAAAGCATTTAACTTTAACGAACAAGCGTTAAACTTCCCTTTTGTAAACCACAGCCCCTTTTAAGATCAATAATATAATAATAGGTGCCAATTGGTAAATCGCTACCATTCCATCGGCCATTAAATGGAATTTTATATCCTGTAGATTCAAATACCTTATTTCCATAACGATTATAAATGCTTACTGTAGCTTCAGGATAGTTCTGCATTCCCGGTATTACCCACTGATCGTTTACACCATCGTTATTGGGAGAAAGTGCATTAGCGAGCTTGCCTATGCCGTCATTTTCTATAGTAACCTTGCAGCTTGAAGCCAGACTTTCGCAACTACCCTGCCGTAGCACCACGCTAAAACGCTGGCTTTCTCCAACATTTACTTTAAATGTGCCTGTATTATTTTGATCGACAACGCTTCCTCCTTCGTTGTAAAGCAGGTATTTCCCATTCACCGGCTGTAAAACCTGAATCAGTGCATCTCCGGCGGCGCAGATTTTTAAATCGTTTATTACTGGAGCAGGCAGGGTTCCACTTTCATTATTAATGGTATAAGAAATGGTTTGTCTGCTGCAAGCCAGTGCATCTCCTACAGTAAGTTGGTATACACCTGCTTTTATTCCATCCAATATAGCTCCTGATCCTAGTACACGCCCGCCAACATCTTTCCATTCATAAAAATAAGGGAGCTGCCCACCGCTCAAACCAGGTGCTCTAATCCTGCCCTTTCCCATGCCGCATTCGTCGTTTTGTATGTTTTCAAACCCTCTGTTAATTGTAACCCCAACCAGATTGCCAATGCTGTACTGCTGTAAAAAATGTTCACAACCCAGATCATCAATGACATAAAGGTTGTAAGGCCCGGCTCCTTGATTTTCTAATATCCGGGAATTCCCCACAATTATACCTGCATTATTCTTCCAAAAGCAGGAAACAGGCTGGTCATTGGTGAATATGGCTTCTATTTTTCCATTGTCTAAACCACAGCTAGCAGGTGTGCTAATTTTTGTAGTTGCATAATTCCGGGTGGATTGAGCCAGTTCAATAATGAGTTCTTCGCTGGTTTTATTGCATACTGCGTTGGAAGCAACCAAACGATATTTGCCAGCTGGCATATCTGTTAAGTTTAATGAACTGGCAACAACAGTACCACCTGCATCCAACCATTCAAAATCGGTTGCACCAGTTACGGTAATACCTGTAATACTACCATTGCTATTATTGCAGCTGGCTTTATTTTGAATTTTATTGATTGTATTAATGGTAATACCATTGATTTCATGTACAATTATGGGCGACGATACCATAGCCGGACATGCACTCTCGTCTTTCACTTCAAGGGTATACAGTCCGGCAGATACGCTTAAGAGCTCTTTATCAGATCCTACCACTGCCCCCGCAGCATCTCTCCACTTGTAGCTTAAGGTTCCTGATCCGGTAACCTGTATGTTTTTAATATAACCTGTTGGTGTATTACATGAGCTACCTTTAATATTGGGTGTTGATTGGTCAATACTGGGGCCGGCAGCATTCACCAGCACATAAGGACCAAAATCCCTAACACATCCAGTTGGGCCGGTAAGCCGTAAAGTATAAGCACCTGGAGGCACACCAATTAACTCTCTGCTTGTCCCCTTTACTTCATCATTTTCATTCAGCCATTGTATAGTCGAAAAATAATTTGGAAAGAGACTTAGGATAGATCCTGGATTTCCACAGGATGGATGGATCAGTTGGGCTGTTGCGTTAAAAGACAGTTGTGGCCTATGATCTTCTACAATGACCCATTCTGATTCTATAATACAGCCAAACTGATTTGCTCTTAACTTGTATTTACCTGCTGCCAGGTTCTCCAAATCATGAGTATTCCCTACTACTTCTTCTGCTTCATTTAACCATTCTACCTTATCCGCATTGACAGTAAAGGCACCTTGAATTTTGCCTTTGTTACCTTCGCAGGTTTGATGCGTTATTTTAAATATCGGTTCATTATAAGGAAACATATATATCCTTGGGTCGGAAAATTCGGAAGTGACCTGGTTTACTGTCGCCGAGGCCATCACGGACACACCTGATTCAATTATTCCATCGTACCTCCAGTTGCCTAATGGACTGGCGATTACTGTAGCAAAATAGCGCTTTGGTTGGCAATTGGTGCATTCGGGGTCGGTATAATACAGTTCAACCCTGGCGCCTGGTTTTGTCGTCCCCGCAACATAAGTTGCTGTTTTTTCTTTTAATAATACCTCCAGGGGTTTGTTAAAAGGCCCAGTATTACTATATAAAAAAGGTATTCCCGGATTACAATATAAAATATTATGGCTCAACTCTACAGTTGATGAAACCTCAGCAGAAATAGCAAACTGCTGTTTCGGATAAACTGGAAAAGCGCTGGTATTGGTGATCACATTGCCTTCGGCTGTTGAGGAACCGCCAACCAGAACCCTTCCTTTCACATAGTAAAAGCGAATAGCCTCAGATTGGATGGGCAAACTTGTATCTCGGTTACGCGAAGTGCCAAAGAAATTACGACTTACCCTGATGTTGCAATTATTAAGTCCCCGGAACCCTAAACCTGCACCATATACATTGTCGGTAACCTCAATATTTACAAATCCGGTATGATTTAAGTTGGCATCGGCCCAAAAGCTATGGACAATAGAATTCCGGCTTACAGTTACTCCAGGGCGCTCAGCATTCATATTTGCAGTAAAGATATTATTCTTGACCAGTACAGATACATTTTGCGTAACCAACTCATTTATATCGGCAAAGTTGACTTCAACCGAGCCATAGATTAGATTCCCTTCTTCGGTTGTATCGCCCCCAATAATTACGTTATGATTTCTTTTGGAAAATATTCCAGTTAAAACGGTAGTAGCAATATCCAACCCGTTTTCTTTTATTCCAAAGAAGTTATTCTTCAAAGTCAAGTTTATTATCTGATTACGCGAATTAACATTTCTCCAATCCATATTAATCCCGTAAATATTATAAATTACATTTCCTTTTCCAGGAGCACCAATGGTCACATTCTTATTGATCCCGGAGAAATCCAAAGCCACAATACTCGTAGGTGATCCTATAAATGTATATAAGAAATTTTTGATCACCATACCGTAAAGTTCAAATCTATCTACACCATTAATACTAAAAAGATGATAATTATGCTGTGAATAAACAGTATAACTTCCATCTATAATCACCTTTGCATGATTAACAGAGGCTTCCTGCCCGGGTTGTGTAGATGCGTCAATTACAATGTCGGATGTGATTTCGGGAAGTTCTGATAAAATGCTTATGGTATGATCATCAATAGAATTTCCTGGCATATTAAAATTGATGTAATCAACTTCAGCATTACCATTGGCTGCCGCTTTTGTTAAAGCCTCTCTTAAAGTCCCCGCTCCATTATCTGCATTGCTAGTTACTACAAATATCTCTGAAAAAGCTAAATAGCTTTGGAATAGTAGAATAAATATGAGGATTAATCTTAATTTCAATCTGAAAGCGTTAAATATAAATTGACGACTAATTTAGCATTTTTAATCATAAACCGATTTATCTGCATATGTAACAAACGGACTCAGATAGATAAAACTTTCTGTAGGGGTATCCTTTTGCAAATCATAGTTAAACAGTTTGTAAATTTTTGATCCAAGGTCATCTATAGTTATTTTTCGTTCCGGCCATGTTTTAGCATGATAATGAGCTACAATGAATCCGAAAGGAATAACTATGGTTGCTCGTTTTACTTTAGACATAAACACTGCGTAGTTAATTTTTCGCAGGAAATTATGGTCCGGCAAAATCGTATTTGCGATACTGTCATTAACAACTATACTTGTAACAATAGAGCTGTCTTTTACTTTTTTTACTGCTATTTGAATTGCAAAGGTGTATAGCGCAATGGAATCTTTCAGTAAGTCTGTTTTGGAATTGTCCATATACTCTTTACGTATATTATCAATCACTGCTTGCCTATTGCTATTTTGAGCAAAAGAGATGTGAGTCATCACTAGAAGGAGAAAAAATGTCAGTGTCTTTTTTATGTGCATATAATTGGTGGCTGTAGTTTCTATATTATTTACTAAATGGTAATTAGTTTTACCCACCTATTATCACAGTAACACACCCCAGTAAAATCGTACCTCCATGGGCACAATTATCGCCCATCCTCGCGGCTGGCATACCTCCTATCATTACAGTAGCAGAACCTGTAACGATAGTGTCTGGTGGCCCAACACACGTGCACTTATCGCCAACAACTGCTGCCGGCAATGCCCCTATCAATACAGTTGGCACGCAAGGCCCAATGATCGGTCCTCCAACGTGAGGTATAGACATTGATCCCGGTGTTGACATTGGGCATACATGCAAATCTGTTAATCTTGCTGCTGGAGGCATAAAATAGTTTTTCCTTGTAAACAAATTAATTGATTATAACCATTGCTCCTTTTACAGTTACCTGCCCTGAAGCCGAAAGTTCGGCTGTTGCATTGCCTTTGGCTGTAAAAGCCACATCAGCTTTGGCTTCTATATTTGGTCCCTTCATCTTAATTCCCGATTTGCCTTCAATAGCAAGTACAGTACCGGCATTGATTTCGATACCTGCAGCAGCACTCAGTACAAGTTTATCCGCAGATTCTATGGAAATGCCATTATCAGACAGAACTATTTTGCTGCCTGAAGCAGAAAATGTAAGACTTTTCTTTTCATCATCAAAAACG
This is a stretch of genomic DNA from Candidatus Pedobacter colombiensis. It encodes these proteins:
- a CDS encoding cupin domain-containing protein produces the protein MTHQEIMNAKTTGTKAPGSSNLGAVQEIVIHGDPSKPGLYTILLKVAANTKISAHHHPDDRVGTVVSGTWYFGYGDKFDKDKLKKLPVGSVYSEVQKQNHFAMTGNIPVIVEITGYGPSGVTFVNPKDDPKR
- a CDS encoding thioredoxin family protein; this translates as MKNYIIILLTFLSFSATAQIKTLTAGTTAPDIKLKNVDGKIVGFDDFPKAKGFVVVFTCNTCPYAQAYEQRIIALNAKSTPFGYPVIAVNPNDPELSKGNSFEKMKERAASKKYTFPYLFDPGQKITNLYGAAKTPHFFLVKKTDKGLVIEYTGALDDDPQEVNTTRTHYIEDAINELNAGKALTVISTKAIGCTVVRAKK
- a CDS encoding TlpA disulfide reductase family protein, which encodes MRKLQIVFLLMIITFCSFTVMGQTVKLLTLDQLDQRITKGGDTVYVINFWASWCAPCLKELPYFEKLSQTTRKDKVKVLLISLDFKSKLTSTVVPIVKSLKLKNEVYLLNENNQQAYIERIDKDWSGALPATLFINKVKSKRIFKEQEFTFQELINTYQQIK
- a CDS encoding gliding motility-associated C-terminal domain-containing protein yields the protein MKLRLILIFILLFQSYLAFSEIFVVTSNADNGAGTLREALTKAAANGNAEVDYINFNMPGNSIDDHTISILSELPEITSDIVIDASTQPGQEASVNHAKVIIDGSYTVYSQHNYHLFSINGVDRFELYGMVIKNFLYTFIGSPTSIVALDFSGINKNVTIGAPGKGNVIYNIYGINMDWRNVNSRNQIINLTLKNNFFGIKENGLDIATTVLTGIFSKRNHNVIIGGDTTEEGNLIYGSVEVNFADINELVTQNVSVLVKNNIFTANMNAERPGVTVSRNSIVHSFWADANLNHTGFVNIEVTDNVYGAGLGFRGLNNCNIRVSRNFFGTSRNRDTSLPIQSEAIRFYYVKGRVLVGGSSTAEGNVITNTSAFPVYPKQQFAISAEVSSTVELSHNILYCNPGIPFLYSNTGPFNKPLEVLLKEKTATYVAGTTKPGARVELYYTDPECTNCQPKRYFATVIASPLGNWRYDGIIESGVSVMASATVNQVTSEFSDPRIYMFPYNEPIFKITHQTCEGNKGKIQGAFTVNADKVEWLNEAEEVVGNTHDLENLAAGKYKLRANQFGCIIESEWVIVEDHRPQLSFNATAQLIHPSCGNPGSILSLFPNYFSTIQWLNENDEVKGTSRELIGVPPGAYTLRLTGPTGCVRDFGPYVLVNAAGPSIDQSTPNIKGSSCNTPTGYIKNIQVTGSGTLSYKWRDAAGAVVGSDKELLSVSAGLYTLEVKDESACPAMVSSPIIVHEINGITINTINKIQNKASCNNSNGSITGITVTGATDFEWLDAGGTVVASSLNLTDMPAGKYRLVASNAVCNKTSEELIIELAQSTRNYATTKISTPASCGLDNGKIEAIFTNDQPVSCFWKNNAGIIVGNSRILENQGAGPYNLYVIDDLGCEHFLQQYSIGNLVGVTINRGFENIQNDECGMGKGRIRAPGLSGGQLPYFYEWKDVGGRVLGSGAILDGIKAGVYQLTVGDALACSRQTISYTINNESGTLPAPVINDLKICAAGDALIQVLQPVNGKYLLYNEGGSVVDQNNTGTFKVNVGESQRFSVVLRQGSCESLASSCKVTIENDGIGKLANALSPNNDGVNDQWVIPGMQNYPEATVSIYNRYGNKVFESTGYKIPFNGRWNGSDLPIGTYYYIIDLKRGCGLQKGSLTLVR
- a CDS encoding PAAR domain-containing protein; this encodes MSIPHVGGPIIGPCVPTVLIGALPAAVVGDKCTCVGPPDTIVTGSATVMIGGMPAARMGDNCAHGGTILLGCVTVIIGG